A genomic stretch from Bordetella sp. N includes:
- a CDS encoding HAD family hydrolase, whose translation MNTIPDRVFLLDVDNTLFDNDRLQADLRHHLTATLGAEGNHTYWQRYEDLRSRHGYADYLGAVQALRQPGRNDLLLPDLSRFLLEYPFAGAVFDGALDAIGNLQRWGRPIILSDGDAVYQPHKIRGAGLAAAVAERVYIYVHKQHMLAQIERAQPARHYVMVDDKLALLTAVKQAWGARVTTIFVRQGHYALDTAGNARYPSPDLTLERIGDLAHWQPAQGAAGT comes from the coding sequence ATGAACACTATCCCCGATCGTGTCTTTCTGCTCGATGTCGACAACACCTTGTTCGACAACGACCGCCTGCAGGCGGACCTGCGTCATCACCTGACGGCAACGCTGGGCGCGGAGGGCAACCATACCTACTGGCAGCGCTACGAAGACCTGCGCAGCCGCCACGGTTACGCCGACTACCTGGGCGCGGTCCAGGCCCTGCGCCAGCCGGGCCGCAACGACCTGCTGCTGCCCGACCTCTCCCGCTTTCTGCTTGAATATCCCTTCGCCGGCGCGGTGTTCGACGGCGCCCTGGATGCCATCGGCAACCTGCAACGCTGGGGCCGCCCCATCATCCTTTCGGACGGCGACGCCGTCTACCAGCCCCACAAGATCCGTGGCGCCGGCCTGGCGGCCGCGGTGGCGGAGCGGGTCTACATCTATGTCCACAAGCAGCACATGCTGGCTCAGATCGAACGGGCCCAGCCGGCCCGCCACTACGTCATGGTCGACGACAAACTGGCCCTGCTAACCGCGGTCAAGCAGGCCTGGGGGGCCCGCGTCACCACCATCTTTGTGCGCCAGGGCCACTATGCCCTCGATACGGCCGGCAATGCCCGCTATCCGTCGCCGGACCTGACCCTGGAGCGCATCGGCGACCTGGCCCACTGGCAGCCCGCGCAGGGGGCTGCAGGCACGTAA
- a CDS encoding ATP-binding protein — translation MAARVSFSLPRLTVRRAAVASALALTLGMPLLTQGGGQAHAGTLVEPQPSRRHAVIDSTHCSAPAGNAPQLRLAPKGEPQSSGYAEASDAPPVDDNLLANLYDTIVRVFADHGTDDLRCWAFSALSTQPRPLPLTAEEAQWLKTHATIKVALAEPASAMQDGEDSGHDPGLAYEFLAAIARRTGLHLDVTYVDNARNASARWPAEQFDVLAPVDLATFDDPAYETSRSFVSNGDVLLVRQGSSNRDIPADSLIDKHLAVVAGSSSEAWLAEHYPDIVLVRMDSDQAALDSVVDGWTDAAVLVELRAKYALAHGYASNLRIGGHLSNEAASLGLAVTNAQPLLQGIIDKALLSLTPKETATLIHRWRATQETLIAPPTTHSQQLRRLLGTAVVLGLLLVAWNGYLRRQIRKRQRAERALNDQLEFMRVLINGTPYAIYVRDTQSRLVACNQRYLEEFAVSREQVMNKTLKDADIEFITPEDEHRYQAIYSEALREGRAIFADREGLVRGSRRRIHHWVLPYNDSAGGIAGIIGGWIDVSDRVRLLNELQAAKDLAESANRAKTEFLVTASHEIRTPMNAIAGMLELALKGDDDSALKDYVTVAYTSTQALLAIVGNILDIEKIESDRLELLPERVSLTQLAESVQQMFDCVARSKGIALKLTIMAGQPDHVLIDPTRFKQVLSNLVSNAVKFTSAGQVEVRLATRPVTESRCAIDVLVTDTGAGISEEDQRLLFQPFTQTREGARTLGGTGMGLCIARKLVELMGGEIHLNSTPGLGTEVGFSFEATRQDLPEQDDAARPAEPEHAVSLHVLIVDDNAPNRMLLRKQMEHLGHRVIQANSGNEAWRAWRPGAYDLVMTDCNMAHGDGHTLARRIRAAETADGPRCVIFAYTANARQEEVQRCRASGMDACLFKPVGLDTLRNNLRTHMPRLSTLGSPWRHGLLFDPLAIDHLCGGNASSNRAMFEELLRSGRHDVRELRSAAESGEPVVMDGAVHAVLGVARMIDAQALMDACARAQRQLADIDDGPADAAIVENVQQELAALLESVEAWLRTEPAAPAEMASFNGGQAI, via the coding sequence ATGGCGGCGCGCGTCTCGTTCAGCTTGCCCAGGCTCACGGTGCGCCGCGCGGCAGTGGCCTCGGCCCTGGCGCTGACCCTGGGCATGCCCCTGCTGACGCAAGGCGGCGGCCAGGCGCACGCCGGCACCCTGGTCGAGCCGCAGCCATCGCGCAGGCACGCAGTCATCGACAGCACGCACTGCAGCGCTCCCGCAGGGAACGCGCCGCAACTGCGGCTGGCACCCAAAGGCGAGCCGCAGAGCAGCGGCTATGCCGAGGCGAGCGACGCGCCGCCGGTCGACGACAATCTGCTGGCCAACCTGTACGACACGATCGTGCGCGTCTTCGCCGATCACGGCACGGATGACCTGCGCTGTTGGGCATTCAGCGCGCTGAGCACGCAACCGCGCCCCTTGCCGCTGACGGCCGAAGAAGCGCAATGGCTGAAGACGCACGCCACGATCAAGGTGGCATTGGCGGAACCCGCCTCGGCCATGCAGGACGGCGAGGACAGCGGCCACGATCCCGGGCTCGCTTATGAATTCCTGGCGGCCATCGCGCGCCGCACCGGCTTGCACCTCGATGTCACCTACGTCGATAACGCCCGCAACGCGTCAGCACGCTGGCCAGCGGAGCAATTCGACGTGCTCGCGCCCGTCGACCTTGCGACCTTCGACGATCCGGCTTACGAGACAAGCCGGTCTTTCGTCAGCAACGGCGACGTGCTGCTGGTCCGCCAGGGAAGTTCCAATCGGGACATCCCGGCCGACAGCCTGATCGACAAACACCTGGCCGTGGTGGCGGGCAGCAGCAGCGAGGCCTGGCTGGCCGAGCACTATCCGGACATCGTGCTGGTGCGCATGGATAGCGACCAGGCGGCGCTGGACTCGGTCGTCGATGGCTGGACGGATGCCGCCGTGCTGGTCGAACTGCGCGCCAAATATGCCTTGGCGCACGGCTACGCCAGCAATCTGCGTATCGGCGGCCATCTGTCGAATGAAGCGGCCAGCCTGGGCCTGGCCGTGACCAATGCCCAGCCGCTGTTGCAGGGCATCATCGACAAGGCACTGCTCAGCCTGACACCGAAGGAAACGGCGACCCTGATCCATCGCTGGCGCGCGACCCAGGAAACTCTAATTGCCCCGCCCACCACGCATAGCCAGCAATTGCGCCGCCTGCTGGGCACGGCGGTGGTGCTGGGCTTGTTGCTGGTGGCGTGGAACGGCTATTTGCGCCGACAGATACGCAAACGTCAGCGCGCCGAACGAGCGCTGAACGACCAGCTCGAATTCATGCGCGTGCTGATCAATGGCACGCCCTACGCCATCTACGTGCGCGATACGCAAAGCCGCCTGGTCGCCTGCAATCAGCGTTACCTCGAAGAGTTCGCCGTCTCCCGCGAGCAGGTGATGAACAAGACGCTGAAGGACGCCGACATCGAGTTCATCACGCCGGAAGACGAGCACCGCTATCAGGCCATCTACAGCGAAGCCTTGCGCGAAGGCCGCGCCATCTTCGCCGACCGCGAAGGACTGGTGCGCGGCTCACGCCGGCGCATCCACCATTGGGTGTTGCCCTATAACGACTCGGCGGGCGGCATCGCCGGCATCATCGGCGGCTGGATCGACGTGTCCGACCGCGTGCGGCTGCTCAATGAATTGCAGGCGGCCAAGGACCTGGCGGAATCGGCCAATCGCGCCAAGACGGAATTCCTCGTCACCGCCAGCCACGAGATCCGCACGCCGATGAACGCCATCGCCGGCATGCTGGAACTGGCGCTGAAGGGCGATGACGACAGTGCCTTGAAAGACTACGTCACCGTGGCCTATACCTCGACGCAGGCGCTGCTTGCCATCGTGGGCAACATCCTGGACATCGAGAAAATCGAATCGGATCGTCTGGAGCTGCTGCCCGAGCGCGTCAGCCTGACGCAGCTGGCGGAGTCGGTGCAGCAGATGTTCGACTGCGTCGCCCGCAGCAAAGGCATCGCGCTGAAGCTCACCATCATGGCGGGCCAGCCCGACCACGTGTTGATCGATCCCACCCGTTTCAAGCAGGTGCTTTCCAATCTGGTCAGCAATGCCGTCAAGTTCACCTCCGCCGGCCAGGTCGAAGTGCGCCTGGCCACGCGGCCGGTGACAGAGTCGCGTTGCGCCATCGACGTGCTGGTGACGGATACCGGCGCGGGCATCAGCGAGGAAGACCAGCGCCTGCTGTTCCAGCCCTTCACGCAAACCCGGGAAGGCGCGCGTACCCTGGGCGGCACCGGCATGGGCCTGTGCATCGCGCGCAAGCTGGTGGAGCTGATGGGCGGTGAAATCCACCTGAACAGCACGCCGGGGTTGGGCACGGAAGTGGGCTTCTCGTTCGAGGCCACGCGCCAGGACCTGCCGGAGCAGGATGACGCCGCCAGGCCCGCCGAACCCGAGCATGCGGTGTCATTGCACGTCCTCATCGTCGATGACAATGCCCCCAACCGCATGCTGCTGCGGAAACAGATGGAACATCTGGGCCATCGCGTGATCCAGGCCAACAGCGGCAACGAGGCCTGGCGTGCCTGGCGGCCCGGCGCCTACGACCTGGTGATGACCGACTGCAATATGGCCCACGGCGACGGCCACACGCTGGCACGCCGCATCCGCGCCGCGGAAACCGCCGATGGACCGCGCTGCGTGATCTTTGCCTATACCGCCAACGCGCGGCAGGAGGAGGTGCAGCGCTGCCGCGCTTCGGGCATGGATGCCTGCCTGTTCAAGCCGGTGGGCCTGGACACCCTGCGCAACAACCTGCGCACCCATATGCCCCGCCTGAGCACGCTGGGATCGCCATGGCGCCACGGCCTGCTGTTCGATCCGCTCGCCATCGACCATCTGTGCGGCGGCAATGCGTCGAGCAACCGGGCGATGTTCGAGGAACTGCTGCGGTCCGGCCGCCATGACGTGCGCGAGCTGCGCTCGGCCGCGGAAAGCGGCGAACCGGTGGTCATGGATGGCGCCGTGCACGCCGTGCTCGGGGTCGCGCGCATGATCGACGCGCAGGCCCTGATGGACGCCTGCGCGCGCGCTCAGAGGCAACTGGCCGACATCGACGACGGGCCTGCCGATGCCGCGATTGTGGAAAATGTGCAGCAGGAACTGGCCGCCCTGCTTGAGTCGGTAGAAGCGTGGCTGCGAACCGAACCGGCCGCCCCGGCCGAGATGGCGTCTTTCAACGGGGGGCAAGCAATCTGA
- a CDS encoding response regulator transcription factor: protein MTELIGAAKAVMQGNTYFPSVAMRPSAEGTGGEAALIRLLSDRELVVLQHLARGALNKTIAATLMLSEKTVSTYKTRLLEKLNVTSLLELTDMARRNGLV, encoded by the coding sequence TTGACCGAGCTGATCGGCGCCGCCAAGGCCGTGATGCAAGGCAACACCTACTTCCCCAGCGTAGCGATGCGGCCTTCAGCGGAGGGCACCGGCGGTGAAGCGGCACTGATCCGGCTGCTGTCTGATCGTGAACTGGTGGTGCTGCAGCATCTTGCGCGCGGCGCGCTCAACAAGACCATTGCCGCCACGCTGATGCTGAGCGAGAAAACCGTCAGCACCTACAAGACGCGCCTGCTGGAAAAGCTCAACGTCACGTCCCTGCTGGAATTGACGGACATGGCGCGCCGCAACGGTCTGGTCTGA
- a CDS encoding response regulator transcription factor, with product MQNAGSVLIVDDHPMIRFAVKTLFEQNGWKVVAEAGSGVDALSAARQYQPDLIVLDIGIPRMDGLMVISRLRGDDEQRAPRIVVLSAQTPSTLQRVACMRARRASSTRARS from the coding sequence GTGCAAAACGCAGGCAGCGTCTTGATCGTTGACGACCATCCCATGATCCGGTTTGCCGTCAAGACCCTTTTCGAACAGAACGGCTGGAAGGTCGTGGCCGAAGCTGGCTCCGGCGTGGATGCGTTGAGTGCAGCCCGCCAATATCAACCGGATCTCATTGTGCTCGACATCGGCATTCCAAGAATGGACGGCCTGATGGTGATCTCCCGCTTGCGCGGGGATGACGAGCAGCGCGCGCCGCGCATCGTGGTGCTCAGCGCACAAACCCCGAGCACCTTGCAGCGCGTTGCCTGCATGCGGGCGCGGCGGGCTTCGTCTACAAGGGCAAGGAGTTGA
- a CDS encoding aldo/keto reductase — MQYKKFGSTGMFVSELCLGTMTFGGSDGIWGQIGNLEQQDVDGIVGAALDAGINFIDTANVYANGRSEELTGQALKNLKVPRENVIVATKVFGETGTRGVNSRGLSRVHILDSVKQSLRRLQLDHLDLYQVHGFDPATPIEETLDALSTLVRHGHVRYIGVSNWAAWQIAKALGISQRLGLERFESLQAYYTIAGRDLERELVPMLKSEGVGLMVWSPLAGGLLSGKYGRDTQTESGSRRVSFDFPPVNRERAYDCVDAMRGVAQTHGVSVAQVALAWLLHQPVVTSVIIGAKRLEQLHDNINATQLRLSSDERAMLDRVSALPAEYPGWMLERQGGARLEQLNASQGR; from the coding sequence ATGCAATACAAGAAATTCGGCAGCACCGGCATGTTCGTTTCCGAGCTTTGCCTGGGCACCATGACCTTCGGCGGGTCCGACGGCATCTGGGGCCAGATCGGCAATCTGGAACAGCAGGACGTGGACGGTATCGTCGGCGCCGCGCTGGACGCGGGCATCAACTTCATCGACACCGCCAACGTCTATGCCAACGGCCGCTCGGAGGAACTCACCGGCCAGGCCTTGAAGAACCTCAAGGTACCCCGCGAAAACGTGATCGTCGCCACCAAGGTATTCGGCGAAACCGGTACGCGCGGCGTGAACTCACGCGGCCTGTCGCGCGTTCACATCCTGGACAGCGTGAAGCAAAGCCTGCGCCGCCTGCAACTGGACCACCTCGATCTCTATCAGGTTCATGGCTTCGATCCCGCGACACCCATCGAAGAGACCCTGGATGCGCTGAGCACCCTGGTCCGGCATGGCCACGTGCGCTACATCGGCGTATCCAACTGGGCCGCGTGGCAGATCGCCAAGGCGCTGGGCATCTCGCAGCGCCTTGGTCTGGAGCGCTTCGAATCCCTGCAGGCCTACTACACCATCGCGGGCCGCGACCTCGAACGCGAACTGGTGCCCATGCTCAAGAGTGAAGGCGTGGGCCTGATGGTGTGGAGTCCCCTTGCCGGCGGCCTGCTCAGCGGCAAGTATGGCCGCGACACGCAGACCGAAAGCGGCAGCCGGCGCGTCAGCTTCGACTTCCCTCCGGTAAATCGCGAGCGCGCTTATGACTGCGTCGACGCGATGCGCGGGGTGGCTCAAACGCACGGCGTATCCGTCGCGCAGGTCGCCCTCGCCTGGTTGCTGCACCAACCGGTAGTGACCTCGGTGATCATCGGCGCAAAGCGGCTTGAGCAATTGCACGACAATATAAACGCGACACAACTGCGCTTAAGCAGCGACGAACGGGCGATGCTGGATCGCGTCAGCGCGCTACCCGCGGAATACCCAGGCTGGATGCTGGAACGCCAAGGAGGGGCGCGGCTCGAGCAGTTGAACGCCAGTCAGGGGCGCTAG
- a CDS encoding AraC family transcriptional regulator gives MAFHATLDDLPYQIPASRDTATPRDVLARQELLTLVARHAGDQLEGSVLTAVPGLHLHRLMCECGPRHTIQNPILSVIAQGGKKLLVGEDVHEYDPFHYMVSSVDLPVVGKVRVASPTEPYLGLRLDLDVEEIGALIRDEHLPPPGAGEAPRGVHVHPLGTPMLDAVLRLVRLLDTPEEIAILAPLIKREILYRLLVNGQGLALRQTALQDSHTQRIARSIEQMRNGYDQPLRVDEMARDAHMSVSSFHHHFKSVTAMSPLQFQKQLRLQEARRLIFMGDGDVAVVARQVGYESPSQFSREYSRLFGTPPMRDKRRWRTAPVPEAMPA, from the coding sequence ATGGCATTTCACGCCACACTAGACGATCTGCCTTATCAGATACCCGCGTCGCGCGACACCGCCACGCCGCGCGACGTCCTTGCCCGGCAGGAGTTGCTGACCCTGGTCGCGCGCCATGCCGGCGACCAGCTGGAAGGTTCGGTGCTCACCGCCGTGCCGGGTCTGCATCTGCATCGGCTGATGTGCGAGTGCGGTCCGCGCCATACCATTCAGAATCCCATCCTGTCGGTCATCGCGCAGGGCGGCAAGAAGCTGCTGGTGGGCGAGGATGTGCATGAGTACGATCCCTTCCACTACATGGTGTCGTCAGTGGATCTGCCCGTGGTCGGCAAGGTGCGCGTGGCCAGTCCGACCGAGCCTTACCTGGGGCTGCGCCTGGACCTGGACGTCGAAGAGATCGGCGCGTTGATTCGCGACGAGCATCTGCCGCCGCCCGGGGCCGGCGAGGCGCCGCGAGGCGTGCATGTGCATCCGCTGGGCACGCCCATGCTGGATGCGGTGTTGCGGCTGGTGCGCCTGCTGGATACGCCGGAAGAGATCGCCATCCTGGCGCCGCTGATCAAGCGGGAGATTCTCTATCGATTGCTGGTCAATGGCCAGGGCCTGGCGTTGCGGCAGACGGCGCTGCAGGATAGCCATACGCAGCGTATCGCGCGTTCCATCGAGCAGATGCGCAATGGCTATGACCAGCCGCTGCGGGTCGATGAGATGGCGCGTGATGCGCACATGAGCGTGTCGTCGTTCCATCACCACTTCAAGTCGGTGACGGCGATGAGCCCGTTGCAGTTCCAGAAGCAGCTGCGGCTGCAGGAAGCGCGGCGTCTGATCTTCATGGGTGACGGCGATGTCGCCGTCGTGGCGCGCCAGGTCGGCTACGAAAGCCCGTCCCAGTTCAGCCGCGAATACAGCCGCCTGTTCGGCACGCCGCCGATGCGGGATAAACGCCGCTGGCGGACCGCACCCGTGCCGGAGGCAATGCCCGCGTAG
- a CDS encoding response regulator transcription factor codes for MQAEPLVQSGTGRLLLIVEDDEAFARTLGRSFERRGYTVLHATSVENVQALLEQHAPDYAVVDLKLKGEATGLACVQALHAHDPEMTIVVLTGYASIATAVEAIKLGACHYLAKPSNTDDIEQAFERAEGDTGVTVTERPTSIKTLEWERIHEMLAETGFNISETARRLGMHRRTLARKLEKQRVK; via the coding sequence ATGCAAGCTGAGCCATTGGTGCAATCGGGTACGGGTCGTCTGCTGCTTATCGTCGAGGACGACGAAGCCTTTGCCCGCACCCTGGGCCGTTCCTTCGAACGCCGCGGTTATACGGTGCTGCACGCAACCAGCGTGGAAAACGTCCAGGCGTTGCTGGAACAGCATGCGCCGGACTATGCGGTGGTCGACCTGAAGCTGAAGGGTGAAGCGACGGGGCTGGCCTGCGTGCAGGCTTTGCACGCGCATGATCCCGAGATGACCATCGTGGTGTTGACCGGCTATGCCAGCATCGCCACCGCGGTGGAGGCGATCAAGCTGGGTGCCTGCCACTATCTGGCCAAGCCGTCCAACACCGACGATATCGAGCAGGCTTTCGAGCGCGCTGAAGGAGATACGGGTGTCACCGTGACGGAGCGCCCCACGTCCATAAAGACCCTGGAATGGGAGCGTATCCACGAGATGCTGGCCGAGACCGGCTTCAACATCTCCGAAACCGCCCGCCGGCTTGGCATGCACCGCAGGACCCTGGCCCGCAAGCTTGAGAAGCAGCGAGTGAAATAA
- a CDS encoding ATP-binding protein encodes MPSVGPPISAPPIPPLGDDTPPLVSHAAAAGAGSADDTARGRFDSTGHKNMHQLVQLRWIAALGQLITIYVVYLGFDVKLPLNYMLAVLGCLVAFNAVSMLRLRVYPEVTNGELFVSMLVDVGMLTAQLYLSGGATNPFVFLYLMQVTLGAMLLKSWSTWTLVAVALCCIGGLALAARPLPLPLDHASGVASLYIQGMLVCFAINAVLLVVFVSRISHNLRARDAHLADLRQRAAEEEHIVRMGLLASGAAHELGTPLATLAVILGDWRRMPAFADDPELTQEISEMQTQVLRCKSIVSGILLSAGEARGEAPVETTVRTFLDDLIIEWRETRLGATLEYHNDFGQDLRIISDSALKQMIGNVLDNALEASPEWVGLRVTRAGADLTLIVTDRGPGFPAAMLAQLGKPYQSSKGRPGGGLGLFLVVNVARTLGGRVWAKNLPQGGAMVTLTLPLAALTLDDDETPDVSDEQDGDQDGREDKVDAS; translated from the coding sequence ATGCCCTCTGTTGGCCCTCCCATATCGGCCCCGCCGATTCCCCCGCTGGGCGACGACACCCCGCCCCTGGTGTCGCACGCGGCCGCGGCGGGCGCCGGGTCGGCCGACGACACGGCCCGTGGGCGGTTCGACAGCACCGGCCACAAGAACATGCACCAGCTGGTCCAGCTGCGCTGGATCGCGGCGCTGGGGCAGTTGATCACCATCTATGTCGTCTATCTGGGCTTTGACGTAAAGCTGCCGCTGAACTACATGCTGGCCGTGCTGGGCTGCCTGGTGGCGTTCAACGCGGTGAGCATGCTGCGCCTGCGCGTCTATCCGGAAGTCACCAACGGCGAACTGTTCGTGTCCATGCTGGTGGACGTCGGCATGCTGACGGCCCAGTTGTACCTGAGCGGCGGGGCCACCAATCCCTTCGTCTTCCTGTACCTGATGCAGGTCACCCTGGGCGCCATGCTGCTCAAGAGCTGGAGCACCTGGACCCTGGTCGCCGTGGCCTTGTGCTGCATCGGCGGCCTGGCGCTGGCGGCGCGTCCCCTGCCCTTGCCGCTGGACCATGCCAGCGGCGTGGCCAGCCTGTACATCCAGGGCATGCTGGTGTGCTTCGCCATCAACGCGGTGCTGCTGGTGGTGTTCGTCAGCCGTATCAGCCACAACCTGCGCGCGCGCGATGCCCACCTGGCGGACCTGCGCCAGCGTGCGGCCGAAGAAGAACACATCGTCCGCATGGGCCTGCTGGCCTCCGGCGCGGCGCACGAGCTGGGCACGCCGCTGGCCACCCTGGCGGTGATCCTGGGCGACTGGCGCCGCATGCCGGCCTTCGCCGACGATCCGGAGCTGACCCAGGAAATCAGCGAGATGCAGACCCAGGTATTGCGCTGCAAGTCCATCGTCAGCGGCATTCTGCTGTCGGCGGGCGAAGCGCGCGGCGAAGCGCCAGTGGAAACCACCGTGCGTACCTTCCTGGACGATCTCATCATCGAATGGCGCGAGACCCGGCTTGGCGCCACCCTGGAATATCACAACGACTTCGGCCAGGACCTGCGCATCATCTCGGACTCGGCCTTGAAGCAGATGATAGGCAACGTCCTGGATAACGCGCTGGAAGCCTCGCCCGAATGGGTTGGCCTGCGGGTAACCCGCGCCGGCGCGGATCTGACGCTGATCGTGACGGACCGGGGGCCGGGCTTTCCCGCCGCCATGCTGGCGCAGCTGGGCAAGCCCTACCAATCGAGCAAGGGCCGGCCAGGCGGCGGGCTGGGCCTGTTCCTGGTGGTCAACGTGGCACGCACTTTGGGTGGCCGTGTGTGGGCCAAGAACCTGCCGCAGGGGGGCGCGATGGTAACCTTGACCCTACCGCTCGCGGCCTTGACGCTGGACGATGACGAGACGCCGGACGTGAGTGACGAGCAGGACGGCGATCAGGATGGACGCGAGGATAAGGTCGATGCAAGCTGA
- a CDS encoding SURF1 family protein, which translates to MVSPSSSPRRHRSTTSLVCLALIGIILFSVFCALGTWQVQRRAWKLDLIARVDQRVHAAPTPAPGPANWPRVTADSDEYRRVSLDGAWIADKDTLVQAVTDLGSGFWVLTPLRLADGNIVLVNRGYIAADQRQAPRAAPAAGPVTGLLRISEPGGGFLRKNEPAADRWFSRDVAAIAAQRGLPAAQVAPYFVDADAAPGASAAAPVGGLTIIKFPNSHLVYAITWYGMALMVIIGAVYVVRDERRRGIAKD; encoded by the coding sequence ATGGTTTCGCCCTCCTCCTCGCCACGTCGCCACCGCAGCACCACCAGCCTGGTCTGCCTGGCCCTGATCGGCATCATTCTCTTCTCCGTCTTCTGCGCCCTGGGCACGTGGCAAGTCCAGCGCCGGGCCTGGAAGCTCGACCTGATCGCCCGCGTCGACCAGCGCGTGCATGCCGCGCCCACGCCGGCCCCGGGCCCCGCGAACTGGCCGCGTGTCACCGCCGACAGCGACGAGTACCGCCGCGTCAGCCTGGACGGCGCCTGGATCGCCGACAAGGACACCCTGGTCCAGGCCGTTACCGACCTGGGCAGCGGTTTCTGGGTGCTGACGCCCCTGCGCCTGGCCGACGGCAACATCGTGCTGGTCAATCGCGGCTACATCGCGGCCGACCAGCGCCAGGCGCCCCGCGCCGCGCCCGCCGCCGGACCGGTCACGGGTCTGCTCCGCATCAGCGAACCAGGCGGCGGTTTCCTGCGCAAGAACGAGCCGGCGGCCGACCGCTGGTTCTCGCGCGACGTCGCCGCCATCGCGGCGCAGCGCGGGCTGCCCGCCGCACAAGTCGCGCCCTACTTCGTCGACGCCGATGCGGCGCCGGGCGCCTCCGCCGCCGCGCCGGTCGGCGGACTGACGATCATCAAATTCCCAAACAGCCACCTGGTCTATGCCATCACCTGGTATGGCATGGCGCTGATGGTCATCATCGGGGCGGTCTACGTCGTGCGCGATGAACGCCGCCGTGGTATTGCCAAGGACTAG
- the cyoD gene encoding cytochrome o ubiquinol oxidase subunit IV: MSNHSATAHDHHGHGHDDHDDPAAHSTFSGYMTGFVLAVILTVIPFWLVMGKVFESSSTTAMIILGLGAIQIIVHMVYFLHMNAKSEGGWNMLALIFTIVLVVITLAGSLWVMYHMNVNMMPHMNMHDMQTS, encoded by the coding sequence ATGAGCAACCATTCCGCTACCGCACACGACCACCACGGCCACGGCCACGACGATCACGACGATCCCGCCGCCCACAGCACCTTCAGCGGCTACATGACCGGCTTCGTTCTGGCCGTCATCCTGACCGTGATTCCGTTCTGGCTGGTGATGGGCAAGGTCTTCGAGAGCTCCAGCACCACGGCCATGATCATACTTGGCCTGGGCGCCATCCAGATCATTGTTCACATGGTGTACTTCCTGCACATGAACGCGAAGTCGGAAGGCGGCTGGAACATGCTGGCGCTGATCTTCACCATCGTTCTGGTGGTCATCACCCTGGCGGGTTCCTTGTGGGTCATGTACCACATGAACGTCAACATGATGCCGCACATGAACATGCACGACATGCAGACCTCCTGA
- the cyoC gene encoding cytochrome o ubiquinol oxidase subunit III, with amino-acid sequence MNVLACSPTMSNTHAIQQPGATSGELNFYCKEEHHPQNGTLLGFWVYLMSDCLIFACLFATYGVLGRSYAGGPTGAELFDLPLVAVNTSMLLLSSITYGFAMIEMRKGRIGAVQAWLLVTGILGAIFIGLELYEFNHLIHEGYGPQKSAFLSSFFALVATHGLHVTFGIVWLITLMIQIGKHGLIPENRRRVMCLSMFWHFLDVVWIGVFTFVYLMGVLP; translated from the coding sequence CTGAACGTACTCGCCTGCTCGCCAACCATGTCTAATACACACGCCATCCAGCAGCCCGGCGCCACGTCGGGCGAGCTGAACTTCTACTGCAAAGAAGAACACCACCCGCAGAACGGCACCTTGCTGGGCTTCTGGGTGTACCTGATGAGCGATTGCCTCATCTTCGCCTGCCTGTTCGCCACCTACGGCGTGCTGGGCCGCAGCTACGCCGGCGGCCCCACGGGCGCCGAGCTGTTCGACCTGCCCCTGGTGGCGGTCAACACGTCGATGCTGCTGCTGTCTTCGATCACCTATGGCTTCGCCATGATCGAAATGCGCAAGGGCCGTATCGGCGCCGTGCAGGCCTGGTTGCTGGTTACCGGCATCCTGGGTGCGATCTTCATCGGGCTGGAACTGTATGAGTTCAACCACCTGATCCATGAAGGCTACGGTCCGCAGAAGAGCGCGTTCCTGTCGTCCTTCTTCGCCCTGGTGGCCACGCACGGTCTGCACGTCACCTTCGGTATCGTGTGGCTGATCACGCTGATGATTCAGATCGGCAAGCATGGCCTGATTCCGGAAAACCGCCGTCGCGTGATGTGCCTGTCGATGTTCTGGCACTTCCTGGACGTCGTCTGGATCGGCGTTTTCACCTTTGTCTATCTGATGGGAGTGCTGCCATGA